A section of the Pseudanabaena mucicola str. Chao 1806 genome encodes:
- a CDS encoding TPM domain-containing protein has protein sequence MPSLLLQLSVLLPVNAVWAIPISDIPNPRQLNGTWVSDVADILSPETEAQLNQRINRLVDKNGSEIAVVTVPNTAPAITVKSYATELFNTWGIGKRGIDNGVIFLIAVKERRLEIETGRGITPYISDRQVAQVIKDLITPEFKRQNFDRGIINGVEEMAGRIEKINFYPFPFTPIYSSLGIVGIAIAISGGILCNKKIQEWVQKLPTIEPNFQNPVVFQVKIPKLEEFANLEMWLMGSGLVALSISTNAWILSQEAWTNLFINPFNQFIATLLVNLIIAIATLPLWLGLERVWLKQLAQVFGYPIQRYEVDHPLTTTTNRKKFRNHIYCHPHIQDEVICPRCSYPTVIRVTPKQTRKSKKFPKQGSQEATAILQCQNCFHEEPVYPYVAPVSSSSYFSDYSSSYDSSSSSSSYDSYDYGSSSSSSDFGGGGSDGGGAGSDW, from the coding sequence ATGCCCAGCTTATTGCTACAATTGTCAGTGCTTTTACCTGTAAATGCGGTATGGGCAATTCCCATTAGTGATATTCCCAATCCGCGTCAACTGAATGGAACTTGGGTAAGCGACGTGGCGGATATCTTAAGCCCAGAGACAGAAGCACAACTGAATCAACGCATTAATCGATTGGTTGACAAAAATGGTTCAGAAATTGCCGTCGTCACAGTTCCCAATACAGCTCCCGCTATTACTGTCAAATCCTATGCTACTGAGCTATTTAATACTTGGGGTATCGGTAAACGAGGAATCGATAATGGAGTGATATTTCTGATTGCGGTCAAGGAACGTCGCCTTGAAATCGAAACTGGACGCGGCATTACGCCATATATTAGCGATCGCCAAGTTGCCCAGGTGATTAAGGATCTGATTACCCCTGAGTTTAAGCGTCAGAACTTTGATCGCGGCATTATCAATGGAGTCGAGGAGATGGCAGGGCGCATCGAGAAAATCAACTTTTATCCTTTCCCCTTCACTCCGATTTATAGCAGCCTTGGGATCGTGGGTATTGCGATCGCCATTAGTGGTGGCATATTATGTAATAAGAAAATTCAAGAATGGGTCCAAAAATTACCAACTATTGAACCCAACTTCCAAAATCCTGTTGTTTTTCAAGTCAAAATTCCTAAATTAGAGGAATTTGCAAATTTAGAAATGTGGTTGATGGGATCAGGACTAGTAGCACTTTCAATTAGTACTAATGCATGGATCTTGTCCCAAGAGGCTTGGACAAACCTATTCATTAATCCATTTAACCAATTTATCGCAACTTTACTCGTCAATTTGATCATCGCGATCGCCACTCTTCCCCTTTGGCTGGGACTTGAAAGGGTTTGGCTCAAACAATTAGCTCAAGTCTTTGGATATCCCATACAGCGTTATGAAGTAGATCATCCGCTTACAACTACCACTAATCGCAAAAAATTCCGCAATCACATCTATTGTCATCCCCATATTCAAGATGAGGTAATTTGTCCGAGATGTAGCTACCCGACGGTAATTCGGGTCACGCCAAAACAGACTCGCAAATCGAAGAAGTTTCCCAAACAGGGTTCTCAAGAAGCAACTGCGATTCTGCAATGTCAGAATTGTTTTCATGAGGAGCCAGTCTATCCCTATGTTGCGCCTGTAAGTAGTTCTAGTTACTTTAGTGATTACAGTTCTAGTTATGATTCATCAAGTAGTTCTAGCAGCTATGATTCCTATGATTATGGTAGTAGCTCTTCTTCTAGCGATTTTGGTGGCGGCGGTAGTGATGGTGGTGGTGCTGGTAGCGATTGGTAA
- a CDS encoding phosphate-starvation-inducible PsiE family protein, with product MQQLIDAPKNELTTTPQQASNLRFRIVNTLELVQDAIAISLCIGLFCVMVLQMKEIFLSLLTTLRFHEITADILFILILVELFRLLIIYLQEQRVSIGVSVEVTIVSVLREVIVKGLLEVEWKQVLATCAFLVALALLLIVRVWLPPTFEGINPEQKASLRIKLRK from the coding sequence ATGCAACAGTTAATAGATGCACCCAAAAATGAGCTAACCACTACTCCGCAGCAAGCAAGCAACCTGCGTTTTCGGATTGTCAATACTTTAGAACTAGTACAAGATGCGATCGCTATCTCTCTTTGCATAGGACTATTTTGCGTTATGGTCTTGCAGATGAAAGAGATCTTTTTGTCGCTACTCACAACCTTACGCTTTCATGAAATTACCGCCGATATTTTATTTATTCTCATTTTAGTGGAATTATTTAGGCTATTGATTATTTATCTTCAAGAACAACGAGTATCGATAGGAGTTTCTGTCGAGGTGACAATTGTATCGGTATTGCGGGAAGTAATTGTGAAAGGTTTGCTAGAAGTAGAATGGAAACAGGTATTAGCAACCTGTGCATTCTTAGTTGCCCTAGCGTTACTCTTGATCGTTAGAGTTTGGCTCCCACCCACATTTGAAGGTATCAATCCCGAACAAAAAGCGTCACTACGCATCAAATTACGCAAGTAG
- a CDS encoding DUF72 domain-containing protein — MDSQFYLGCAVWAFKGWVGDFYPKGSRATEFLSLYSDRLMTVEVNSTFYVIHDRQTIERWAKDTPTNFKFCPKFPKHFTHNGLLMPYIEQAFKFLDLISGFSDRLGVSFIQLPPSYSPSNFADLENFLKALPTREYQIALEVRHADWFKPNHSDRLNHLLQSLMIGRVLLDSRPIYDLPFGDDIDPALLLPVQQERRKPNLPLQPVVTAPFSIVRFISHPERDLNIRFWQEWETYLREWLTKGTQIYFFMHCPIEERSPHNANNFQEMLEKANVPVPALPWNTLTPTPQQLNLF; from the coding sequence ATGGATTCTCAATTTTATTTAGGTTGTGCAGTTTGGGCTTTTAAGGGTTGGGTTGGTGATTTTTATCCAAAAGGGAGTCGTGCAACTGAATTTCTGTCGCTTTATAGCGATCGCCTGATGACTGTGGAGGTTAATTCCACTTTTTATGTGATCCATGATCGCCAAACAATCGAGCGCTGGGCAAAAGATACACCCACAAATTTTAAGTTTTGCCCGAAATTTCCCAAGCATTTCACCCATAATGGTTTGCTAATGCCCTATATTGAGCAGGCTTTTAAATTTTTAGATTTGATATCGGGTTTTAGCGATCGCTTAGGTGTGTCCTTTATCCAATTACCACCCAGCTATAGCCCCTCCAATTTTGCTGATCTCGAAAATTTCCTCAAAGCATTACCAACTCGTGAATATCAAATCGCGCTAGAAGTGCGTCATGCTGATTGGTTTAAGCCGAATCATAGCGATCGGCTCAATCATTTATTACAGAGCTTAATGATTGGGCGGGTATTGCTAGATTCGCGCCCAATCTATGATTTGCCCTTTGGTGATGATATTGATCCTGCTTTATTGCTCCCAGTCCAACAGGAGCGCCGCAAACCCAATTTACCTTTACAGCCTGTGGTGACAGCCCCTTTTAGTATTGTGCGGTTTATCAGTCATCCTGAACGCGATCTGAATATCCGCTTTTGGCAAGAATGGGAAACTTATTTACGGGAATGGCTCACAAAGGGAACACAAATATATTTCTTTATGCACTGCCCAATCGAAGAGCGATCGCCCCATAATGCAAATAACTTTCAGGAAATGTTGGAAAAAGCGAATGTGCCAGTGCCTGCATTGCCTTGGAACACTCTCACTCCGACACCTCAGCAATTAAATCTATTCTAG
- a CDS encoding mercuric reductase has protein sequence MNQSSTYSSYAEFIQPTDEYNRDLIANVHPLDWVNPQPETLYDLVVIGAGTAGLVLAAGASGLGLGLKVALIEKNLMGGDCLNVGCVPSKCVIRSSRVVADMRDAARYGIHPPQNIDVNFAAVMERMRKIRAGISHHDSVARFQKLGVDVFLGSASFIDGNAITVNNVKSNIKLNFKKAVIATGARASVPQIAGLVEAGYLTNETVFSLTEQPKRLAVIGGGAIGCELAQAFQRLGCEVILLHKNLHLLDREDADAGEILQQVFLREGMNLILDCAITQVTKTSTGKIIDYQQNGINHQIEVDEVLVGVGRSPNIEGLDLEVVGVEYNQQRGVFVNDYLQTTNPRIFAAGDICMDWKFTHAADAAARIVIKNTLFSPFGLGKSKLSDLVMPWVTYTDPEIAHVGLYAKEAKAQGVETNEIKIPFSAVDRAIYDGETEGFVKILYQCHSDRILGATIVARHAGEMISEITLAIASKQGLNKLSNVIHAYPTQADAIKKAADTYRRTLLTPRTQAFLKMLTRLS, from the coding sequence ATGAATCAATCTTCAACCTATTCCAGTTACGCAGAATTTATTCAACCTACGGATGAATACAATCGTGATTTGATTGCGAATGTGCATCCTCTCGATTGGGTAAATCCTCAACCTGAGACGCTTTATGATTTGGTCGTGATTGGCGCAGGAACGGCGGGATTAGTCTTAGCAGCAGGGGCATCTGGATTAGGTTTAGGTTTGAAAGTAGCCCTAATTGAGAAGAATCTTATGGGAGGAGATTGTCTCAATGTTGGTTGCGTTCCTTCTAAATGCGTGATTCGTTCATCGCGAGTAGTTGCAGATATGCGTGATGCTGCAAGATATGGTATTCATCCACCTCAGAATATTGATGTCAATTTTGCTGCTGTAATGGAACGAATGCGAAAAATCCGCGCTGGTATTAGTCATCATGATTCGGTGGCAAGGTTTCAGAAGCTTGGTGTTGATGTATTTCTTGGTTCTGCCAGCTTTATTGATGGTAATGCGATCACTGTTAATAACGTCAAATCAAACATCAAATTAAACTTTAAAAAAGCAGTGATTGCCACAGGCGCAAGGGCATCTGTGCCACAAATAGCAGGACTTGTCGAAGCAGGATATTTAACCAATGAAACTGTATTTTCCCTTACTGAGCAACCCAAAAGATTAGCCGTCATTGGTGGTGGTGCAATTGGTTGTGAATTAGCACAGGCTTTTCAGCGCTTAGGTTGTGAAGTGATATTACTACACAAAAATTTGCATTTACTTGATCGCGAAGATGCCGATGCTGGGGAAATTTTACAACAGGTATTTCTGCGTGAAGGGATGAATTTGATTTTGGACTGTGCGATCACGCAAGTCACTAAAACTAGCACTGGCAAAATTATCGATTATCAACAAAATGGAATTAATCACCAAATAGAAGTTGATGAAGTTCTTGTCGGTGTGGGGCGATCGCCAAATATTGAAGGACTCGATCTAGAAGTTGTAGGTGTCGAATACAACCAGCAAAGGGGCGTATTTGTAAATGATTATCTGCAAACGACTAATCCCCGAATTTTTGCTGCAGGAGATATTTGCATGGATTGGAAGTTTACCCATGCCGCCGATGCTGCGGCACGCATCGTGATTAAAAATACGCTCTTTTCACCCTTTGGCTTAGGCAAAAGTAAGCTCAGTGATTTAGTCATGCCTTGGGTAACTTATACCGATCCTGAAATTGCCCATGTGGGTTTATATGCCAAAGAAGCCAAAGCGCAAGGCGTTGAAACCAATGAAATTAAGATTCCTTTTAGTGCTGTCGATCGTGCAATTTATGATGGCGAGACTGAAGGTTTTGTCAAAATTTTGTATCAATGTCACTCTGATCGCATTCTTGGGGCAACAATTGTGGCGCGTCATGCGGGGGAAATGATTAGCGAAATCACCTTAGCGATCGCTTCTAAACAGGGATTAAATAAGCTATCCAACGTGATCCATGCCTACCCCACCCAAGCTGATGCGATTAAAAAAGCAGCCGATACCTATCGCAGAACTTTACTTACACCACGAACTCAGGCATTTTTAAAAATGTTAACTAGATTAAGCTAG
- a CDS encoding transglutaminase-like domain-containing protein has product MPSLPSTIYPIGAYNLRGLVWQTDANSNSNQGKPYAICVDAYQGHLLKIDPLSEGATILNNYTAPQFRDAKGLAIAGDTLWITKDNGIYYCDLVDFDLQPFMELPNRVDGIAVSEGGVYVSSSEVGKIFVFGRATRTLLRIMDAPGAGFEALTLIGEELWVSDRTEETVYRLKAKTGEILHRGLTPFANPMGLGFLGNDLYVVYSGDENYIRENPNDLVEPFSVAVREKNFIHRLRFDQYQNGKLNYTLTTGYKVEMIYLEELSSEDPTSVYNLTWRVAYPTDTYRQKLLVIEPIGIPFAEEIVDGQKVAAFKLGNLKPEEARMFGWKATLELHGIKYELKDSEVEFVPDLSPEMQNLYLIDDDGLSMDNPIIQAAAKEAVGDETNILRKMLLIRDYVYDKLSYRVTPYIAAPEEVLLRGTGSCGEYVGLLLALARLNGIACRTVGRYKCPHDGDLILNVPLHQYYNHVWIEFYIPSIGWLPMESNPDDTGDRPYPTRWFMGLPWYHVEIGKGIFFETIQPQPYSIGELALNHVRFKVLEEI; this is encoded by the coding sequence ATGCCTAGCCTACCAAGCACGATCTATCCCATTGGCGCTTATAACCTTCGTGGTTTAGTGTGGCAAACTGATGCAAATAGTAATTCCAATCAGGGCAAACCCTATGCAATTTGCGTTGATGCCTACCAAGGGCATCTCCTCAAAATTGATCCATTGTCTGAAGGTGCAACGATACTAAATAATTACACTGCACCTCAGTTTCGAGATGCAAAAGGTTTAGCGATCGCAGGAGATACTCTGTGGATTACTAAAGACAATGGGATTTATTACTGTGATCTGGTTGATTTTGACTTACAACCCTTTATGGAATTGCCCAATCGGGTTGATGGCATTGCTGTATCTGAGGGCGGCGTATATGTGAGTTCTAGCGAGGTTGGAAAAATCTTTGTATTTGGACGTGCTACTCGCACATTACTACGGATTATGGATGCTCCAGGAGCAGGTTTTGAAGCCCTGACCTTAATTGGTGAAGAATTATGGGTGAGCGATCGCACCGAAGAAACAGTTTATCGTCTCAAAGCCAAAACGGGAGAAATTCTCCATCGAGGTTTAACTCCTTTTGCAAATCCAATGGGCTTAGGCTTTTTAGGAAACGATCTGTACGTGGTTTACTCAGGTGATGAAAACTACATTCGCGAAAATCCTAACGACTTAGTAGAACCTTTTTCTGTGGCTGTGCGCGAAAAGAATTTTATCCATCGACTTAGGTTCGATCAATACCAAAATGGGAAGTTAAATTATACCCTTACCACTGGCTACAAAGTGGAAATGATTTATCTCGAAGAACTATCTTCCGAAGACCCAACTTCAGTTTATAACCTCACATGGCGAGTTGCCTACCCCACCGATACCTATCGCCAGAAATTATTAGTGATCGAGCCAATTGGCATTCCCTTTGCAGAAGAAATTGTTGATGGACAGAAGGTTGCTGCATTTAAGTTAGGTAATCTCAAGCCTGAAGAAGCGCGTATGTTTGGTTGGAAAGCAACTTTGGAACTGCATGGCATCAAATACGAACTCAAGGATAGTGAAGTAGAATTTGTGCCTGATCTATCTCCTGAAATGCAGAATCTCTATCTCATTGATGATGATGGCTTGAGCATGGATAATCCCATCATTCAAGCCGCCGCCAAGGAAGCCGTCGGAGATGAGACTAATATTTTGCGAAAAATGCTGCTAATTCGCGATTATGTCTATGATAAACTCTCTTATCGCGTTACACCATATATTGCGGCTCCAGAAGAAGTTTTACTTAGAGGTACAGGTTCGTGCGGCGAATATGTCGGGCTATTGCTCGCTCTTGCAAGATTGAATGGAATTGCCTGTCGCACAGTCGGACGCTATAAATGTCCCCATGATGGCGACTTGATATTGAACGTTCCCTTACACCAATACTATAACCACGTCTGGATTGAGTTCTATATTCCAAGTATCGGTTGGTTGCCAATGGAATCGAATCCTGATGATACAGGCGATCGCCCCTATCCTACCCGCTGGTTTATGGGACTTCCTTGGTATCATGTGGAAATTGGCAAAGGTATCTTCTTTGAAACGATTCAACCCCAGCCCTATTCCATTGGTGAATTAGCTCTCAACCATGTACGGTTCAAAGTTTTAGAAGAGATTTAA
- the psaK gene encoding photosystem I reaction center subunit PsaK, whose protein sequence is MTHLTLNLLAAVPATPTWSAGVGLIMVTANLFALVVARYGIKVKGVGPNLPVQLPGLFEGFGVPELLGVTCLGHILGAGWILGLSQAGLL, encoded by the coding sequence ATGACACACCTAACTCTTAACTTACTTGCCGCAGTTCCCGCTACCCCAACATGGTCTGCTGGTGTTGGTTTAATCATGGTAACCGCTAACTTGTTTGCATTAGTTGTTGCTCGCTACGGCATCAAAGTTAAAGGTGTTGGTCCCAACTTACCTGTACAGTTACCTGGTTTATTTGAAGGCTTTGGTGTTCCTGAATTGCTTGGTGTAACTTGCCTAGGACATATCCTCGGTGCAGGTTGGATTTTGGGCTTGTCTCAAGCAGGTTTGCTATAA
- a CDS encoding nitroreductase family protein, with protein MKNPAITNHEIHPLIAQRWSPRTFNSKLVEPEKLAQLFEAARWASSCFNDQPWVFIVATKDDTVNYQKMLDCLVPFNVSWAQVAPVLGLVIAQKNFKHNGKPNAWGEYDAGQAAATLALQATALELVVHQMGGFDADKAIATFNIPETAKPIAAIAIGYAGEPSNLPAELQERETAPRARNPLSSIVFTGEWGNSATFV; from the coding sequence ATGAAAAATCCTGCAATTACCAATCACGAAATTCATCCCTTAATCGCTCAACGTTGGAGTCCTCGTACCTTTAATAGCAAACTTGTAGAACCTGAAAAACTTGCCCAATTATTTGAAGCCGCACGTTGGGCTTCCTCTTGCTTTAATGACCAACCTTGGGTATTTATCGTAGCAACCAAAGACGATACTGTGAATTATCAAAAAATGCTAGATTGCCTTGTACCTTTTAATGTGTCGTGGGCGCAAGTAGCTCCAGTATTAGGGTTAGTGATTGCTCAGAAAAACTTTAAGCACAATGGCAAGCCTAATGCTTGGGGTGAATATGATGCAGGTCAAGCAGCAGCAACTTTGGCTTTGCAAGCTACGGCTTTAGAGCTAGTTGTCCACCAAATGGGTGGTTTTGATGCGGATAAGGCGATCGCTACTTTCAATATCCCTGAAACTGCGAAACCAATTGCGGCGATCGCGATTGGTTATGCAGGAGAACCTAGCAATTTGCCAGCAGAACTACAAGAGAGAGAAACTGCTCCTCGTGCGCGTAATCCCTTGTCGAGTATCGTCTTTACAGGCGAATGGGGAAATTCGGCTACGTTTGTCTAG
- the tkt gene encoding transketolase, with amino-acid sequence MVAAPSKPQTLETLCINSIRFLSIDAVEKAKSGHPGLPMGAAPMTFVLFDQFLKFNPKNPKWVDRDRFVLSAGHGCMLQYSLLHLTGYDSVGIEDIKQFRQWGSSTPGHPENFETAGVEVTTGPLGQGVGNAVGLAIAEAHLAARFNKPGHNIVDHYTYVILGDGCNMEGVASEAASLGGHLKLGKLIMMYDSNSISIDGSTDLAFTEDVGKRYEAYGWHVTYVADGNEDLDAIAKALEEAKSVTDKPSLIVVTTTIGYGSPKKAGTSGVHGAALGTDEVAATRANLGWEYAPFEVPADALARFRQAIEKGAKAEAEWNERFAAYEAAYPTEAAEFKRIMAGELPEGWENALEPVAQKETSTRLLSEACLNALSPVLPEFLGGSADLAHSNMTYVKGLPDFQYGSYEGRNFRFGVREHGMGAIMNGMALHGGTIPYGATFLVFADYMRGAMRLSALAEIGALYILTHDSVMLGEDGPTHQPVETIASLRVIPNALTIRPADANETVAAYQVAIANRKRPSFLAFTRQNVKNLAGTSIEGAKKGAYSVVDVANPELIIIATGSELELATKAAAILAGEGKAVRVVSMPCQELFNEQSDEYKESVLPASVKKRVSVEAGSTFGWHKYVGSEGAVIGMDTFGASAPGPVVYEKFGFTVDNVVATSRKVLG; translated from the coding sequence ATGGTCGCTGCACCCTCGAAACCTCAAACTCTTGAGACCCTCTGCATTAACTCCATCCGCTTTTTGTCGATCGATGCGGTCGAAAAAGCAAAATCTGGTCACCCCGGTCTGCCGATGGGGGCAGCACCAATGACTTTTGTGCTGTTCGATCAGTTTTTAAAGTTTAATCCTAAAAATCCTAAGTGGGTCGATCGCGATCGCTTTGTTCTCTCCGCAGGACATGGCTGTATGTTGCAATACTCCTTGCTACACCTCACTGGCTATGACAGTGTCGGTATTGAAGATATTAAGCAATTCCGTCAGTGGGGCAGCTCTACTCCAGGACACCCTGAAAACTTTGAAACCGCAGGCGTAGAAGTCACCACAGGTCCTCTCGGTCAAGGTGTTGGTAATGCCGTTGGTTTAGCGATCGCCGAAGCCCATTTGGCTGCCCGTTTCAACAAGCCCGGACATAACATCGTTGATCACTATACCTACGTCATCCTTGGCGATGGTTGCAACATGGAAGGCGTAGCCTCTGAAGCGGCTTCCTTGGGCGGTCACCTCAAGCTCGGCAAGCTGATCATGATGTATGACAGCAACAGCATTTCCATCGATGGCAGCACCGATCTTGCCTTTACTGAAGACGTTGGCAAGCGCTACGAAGCTTACGGTTGGCACGTTACCTATGTTGCTGATGGTAACGAAGACCTTGATGCGATCGCTAAGGCTCTCGAAGAAGCAAAATCAGTTACCGATAAGCCTAGCTTGATCGTTGTCACCACCACCATTGGTTACGGTTCTCCTAAGAAAGCTGGTACTTCTGGCGTTCACGGTGCGGCTCTTGGTACTGATGAAGTTGCTGCAACTCGTGCTAACCTCGGATGGGAATATGCACCCTTTGAAGTGCCTGCTGATGCTCTAGCTCGTTTCCGTCAAGCGATCGAAAAAGGTGCTAAAGCTGAAGCTGAGTGGAATGAGCGCTTTGCTGCTTACGAAGCTGCCTACCCTACAGAAGCTGCTGAATTTAAGCGGATCATGGCTGGCGAACTTCCTGAAGGATGGGAAAATGCGCTTGAACCAGTTGCTCAAAAGGAAACCTCAACCCGTCTTCTTTCTGAAGCTTGCTTGAATGCATTGTCTCCTGTACTTCCTGAATTTTTGGGTGGTTCTGCTGACTTGGCTCACTCTAACATGACCTATGTTAAGGGTCTGCCTGACTTCCAATACGGTTCTTACGAAGGTCGTAACTTCCGCTTTGGTGTGCGCGAACATGGTATGGGCGCAATTATGAATGGTATGGCGCTTCATGGCGGGACAATCCCCTATGGTGCAACCTTCCTTGTATTCGCTGACTATATGCGTGGCGCAATGCGTCTCTCGGCATTGGCAGAAATCGGTGCATTGTATATCTTGACCCATGACTCCGTAATGCTCGGTGAAGATGGTCCTACCCACCAACCCGTAGAAACCATTGCTTCCTTGCGTGTAATTCCTAACGCTTTGACCATCCGTCCTGCGGATGCTAATGAAACCGTAGCTGCTTATCAAGTGGCGATCGCTAACCGTAAGCGTCCTAGCTTCCTCGCCTTTACCCGTCAAAATGTGAAGAACCTAGCAGGTACTTCCATCGAAGGCGCGAAGAAGGGTGCTTATAGTGTTGTTGATGTTGCTAATCCTGAATTGATCATCATCGCCACAGGTTCCGAACTTGAGCTAGCAACAAAGGCTGCGGCTATTCTCGCTGGTGAAGGTAAGGCTGTGCGCGTTGTCTCGATGCCTTGTCAAGAACTCTTCAACGAGCAATCTGATGAGTATAAGGAATCCGTACTTCCTGCATCCGTTAAGAAGCGTGTCAGTGTTGAAGCTGGTAGCACCTTTGGCTGGCACAAGTATGTCGGTTCTGAAGGCGCAGTTATCGGTATGGATACCTTTGGTGCTTCAGCCCCAGGTCCAGTTGTTTATGAGAAGTTTGGCTTCACCGTTGATAACGTTGTCGCAACTTCACGCAAAGTTCTCGGTTAA
- a CDS encoding ABC transporter ATP-binding protein: MVEVLTNESQKQIIQSNAIVADGLSKVYRTGFWLNQKISSLQSLSLTISKGETFGVLGPNGAGKTTLLKILLGIVQPTLGTGEILGYPLGDRTAKRYIGYLPENAYYYDYLTGWELLDFIGSLFGVEASLRRQRIADLLDLVGLSQSVARKKQLRQYSKGMVQRIGVAQALINDPEVVFLDEPMSGLDPVGRYQVREIILMLKKQGKTVFFNSHILSDVELICDRIGILNKGELIAMGTLNELLGTEQSYQVSGHGGTEVELQPWLQHLIFQGDTWHGQLAKDLPEFLTYLASIGAKAIAIDLARQTLEEFFIDQIKASRYKD; this comes from the coding sequence ATGGTAGAAGTATTGACTAACGAATCCCAAAAACAAATTATTCAAAGCAACGCCATTGTGGCTGATGGTTTGAGCAAAGTTTACCGTACTGGTTTTTGGCTAAATCAAAAAATTAGTTCTTTACAGTCTTTGTCACTGACCATCAGTAAAGGCGAGACTTTTGGTGTATTAGGTCCTAACGGCGCTGGGAAAACGACATTATTAAAGATTCTGCTTGGTATTGTGCAACCAACCTTGGGAACTGGTGAAATCTTAGGTTATCCCCTTGGCGATCGCACCGCAAAGCGGTATATCGGTTATTTGCCTGAAAATGCTTATTATTATGACTATTTGACAGGATGGGAGCTACTAGATTTTATTGGCAGCTTGTTTGGTGTTGAAGCCTCATTACGTCGTCAACGGATTGCCGATTTACTTGACCTGGTGGGGCTGTCGCAGTCTGTTGCTCGCAAAAAGCAATTACGTCAATATTCTAAGGGGATGGTACAAAGAATTGGCGTTGCTCAAGCTCTGATCAATGATCCTGAAGTTGTGTTTCTTGATGAGCCGATGTCTGGGCTAGATCCTGTAGGACGCTATCAAGTACGGGAAATTATTCTCATGCTCAAGAAACAGGGCAAAACTGTATTTTTTAACAGTCATATCTTGTCTGATGTCGAATTAATTTGTGATCGCATTGGCATTCTCAATAAGGGGGAGCTAATTGCTATGGGGACACTCAATGAGTTACTTGGTACAGAGCAGTCCTATCAGGTCAGTGGACATGGTGGCACTGAAGTGGAGTTGCAACCTTGGTTACAACATCTCATTTTTCAAGGAGATACTTGGCACGGTCAATTAGCTAAGGACTTACCTGAATTTTTAACCTATCTTGCTAGTATTGGGGCAAAGGCGATCGCGATCGATCTAGCGCGTCAAACCTTAGAGGAGTTTTTTATCGATCAAATCAAAGCATCGAGATATAAGGATTAA